Within the Streptomyces sp. R41 genome, the region AGGGGCTCATCGACGAGCTGCAACTGCACGTGGTGCCCGCGCTCCTCGGAGAGGGACTGAGGCTCTTCGAGGGACTGGGCGCCGGGCGGCACAACCTCGAGCCGGTCAGGGTGGTCGACACGCCCCTCGCCACCCACCTGAAATACCGCTTCGTGAAGTGAACCGGCACGGATAGAGCTCGGCCCCGGCAGCCCGCTACTGCTGCCGGGACCGAAGGCGCCGCGTGATCGGCGGCAGCTTGTCGATGCGTCTCAAACACGTCCTAGCGCAGCGCCCGAAGGGGCCGGTCGCCCGACGCGCGTGACCACCACACCCCCTCTCCGTGTGTCAGTCCCGGCAGCCGCAGCTCGATGTCCCGTACATGCCGGGCCGGCAGCTCACCGGTGACCAGCCATGCGCTGCGCCCTCCGGTCGTCTCCTTGAACTCCGCTCCACAGGCGGCCAGTTGAGCCGTCACCGGGGCCAGCGCGTCGAGCGGGAGCTCCACCTCGAAGGCGTGATACGGCTCGTACACCCGTGTCCCCGCCCGCTCCAGGGCGCGGCGCAGCACCAGCGGGGTGAGTCCGCGGAAGTCGGCGGCCGTGCTGATCGGAGCGGCGAATCCGGAGCGGACGAGGGTGACCCGGTAGTCCGTCACCGGCCATCCCCGCGGACCGGTGAGCAGGGTCGCGTGGACCGTGTCCTCGATCGCCTGGTGGAAAGCCCGGGGCAGGGCGCCGAGTTCGGTCTCGTAGGTGAAGACACCGCCGCAGCCGCGCGGCCCCGGCTCGATACGCAGCCCGACCGTCGCCCAGAATCCGCTGTGCCCGTGGCGCTGGATCTCCTCGTACGCCTCACCCGTGCCCTCCGGCCGCTCCAGGAACCGCACCCGGCTGGGCTCGAAGTCGGCCTCGATGCCGAAGTCCTGGGCGAGCGTGGCCGCGAGGACCTCCTTCTGGACCTCGCCGTAGAGCAGCAGCGCGGTGCTGCCGGACGCGGCGGGCCTGGCGTGCATCAGCGGGTCCTGGTCGGCCAGCGCGAGGAGGGCGGAGCGCAAGCGGGCGGCCTGCGCGGGGTGCTTGGCCCGTACCAGCGTCTCCAGTGTCGGGGTCGCGAACTGCGGTGCGCGATCAGTGACTTCGCCGAGCCGGTCCCCGACGCGGATGCCGCCGACGCCGCGGAGGGCGGCGATGTTCCCGGGAGTGAGGGAGGTGGCCCCGGGCTGCCCGATCACCTCCAGCCCGAGCGCCCGGCCAGGCACCCGCGTGGTCCGGCCGTCGGCCTCGCGGCGCAGGAACGTGAGCCGCTCGCGGCGCTTCACCTCACCCTCGTACAAGCGCACGTACGCCGTTCGCTCGCCGCCGGGTCCGGGCCGTACGGCGAAGACCGTGCCGCGTGGTTCACCGGAGCGGGGGAGCGCCGGGCGGGGAATCAGCCGGACCACCGCCTCGACCAGCTCGGCGACGCCCTGTCCGCCGAGCGCCGAGCCGAAGTAGACCGGATGGACGGAGCCGTCGGCGGTGCGCGCGGTGAGCGATGCCCACAGCTCGTCCGGCGTGGGCGGCGGGCCGTCCACGAGCGCGGCCAGGATGTCGGAGTCCACCTCGGCGAGTGTGCCGGCCGCGAGGTCGTCGAGCGGGCGCGGCAGCGCACGGGCGGACGCGGTGCCGATGTCCGCCACGCGCGCGAGCGGCACGACGTACGGCGTGAGGCGGCGCCGGATGTCGTCGAGGAGCCCCTCCTCCCGCGCGCCCGCCCGGTCGATCTTGTTGACGAAGACGAGGGTGGGCAGGCCGAGCCGCCGCAGGGTCTTCATCAGGACGCGCGTCTGTGCCTGGACGCCCTCGACGGCGGAGAGCACCAGCACCACCCCGTCCAGGACCTCCAGGGCGCGCTCGACCTCGGCGATGAAGTCGGAGTGCCCGGGGGTGTCGATCAGGTTGATCTGTACGCCTGCGACGCCGAAGACGTCACGGACCGTGAAGGCCGCGACGGCTGAGCGGATGGTGATGCCGCGCTGCCGCTCGATCTCCCCGTCGTCGGTGCGGGTGTCCCCGGTGTCGACGCTGCCGAGCCGGTCGATGGCACCGCCATCGAAGAGCAGCCGCTCGGTGAGGCTGGTCTTACCCGCGTCGACGTGGGCCAGAATTCCGATGTTCAGGGTGTGCATGCGTGGTCGAGTCCTCGAGAACAGTCGTCCGGTGGGGGCGCTGGAAAGTTCCGAGGAATCGGCGCATTCCGTTCTCCTGAAATCGAGGGGGCACTGGCACCGTCATGATGGCGTGGCCCCGGTAGCCGTCCGCAACCCAATTTCCCCCCGGTCGAGTGGCCGAAAGGTGCCCAGTAGCATGAAGCACGCACCCCGGGTCGATCATGCCAACCGGCGACGCAACCCGGTTCGATCATGCGAGGAGCGGTCGTGCGTGACATCGCCGTGTTCAGCGGAAGTGCCCATCCCGAGCTGGCGGCCGAGGTCTGCGCGCATCTCGGTGTGCCCCTCAGCCCGACCCGCGTCAGCCGGTTCGCCAACGACTGCCTGGAGGTGCAGCTCCAGGCCAATTGCCGCGAGCGTGATGTCTTCCTGATTCAGCCGCTG harbors:
- the otr(A) gene encoding tetracycline resistance ribosomal protection protein Otr(A), coding for MHTLNIGILAHVDAGKTSLTERLLFDGGAIDRLGSVDTGDTRTDDGEIERQRGITIRSAVAAFTVRDVFGVAGVQINLIDTPGHSDFIAEVERALEVLDGVVLVLSAVEGVQAQTRVLMKTLRRLGLPTLVFVNKIDRAGAREEGLLDDIRRRLTPYVVPLARVADIGTASARALPRPLDDLAAGTLAEVDSDILAALVDGPPPTPDELWASLTARTADGSVHPVYFGSALGGQGVAELVEAVVRLIPRPALPRSGEPRGTVFAVRPGPGGERTAYVRLYEGEVKRRERLTFLRREADGRTTRVPGRALGLEVIGQPGATSLTPGNIAALRGVGGIRVGDRLGEVTDRAPQFATPTLETLVRAKHPAQAARLRSALLALADQDPLMHARPAASGSTALLLYGEVQKEVLAATLAQDFGIEADFEPSRVRFLERPEGTGEAYEEIQRHGHSGFWATVGLRIEPGPRGCGGVFTYETELGALPRAFHQAIEDTVHATLLTGPRGWPVTDYRVTLVRSGFAAPISTAADFRGLTPLVLRRALERAGTRVYEPYHAFEVELPLDALAPVTAQLAACGAEFKETTGGRSAWLVTGELPARHVRDIELRLPGLTHGEGVWWSRASGDRPLRALR